A region of Syngnathoides biaculeatus isolate LvHL_M chromosome 20, ASM1980259v1, whole genome shotgun sequence DNA encodes the following proteins:
- the LOC133493514 gene encoding CASP8 and FADD-like apoptosis regulator: protein MTLQFLRVRMDVYRQNQRFEPLRASMEAPDPEMLCAIHQISEALGSYERSKILYLCEISDTDNTAAHIKETLKSKVKSYNKGRLFLAELMLHLGRYDILRQVFGFSRDDVERALRSKKVLPRFRVLMTHISEDMAKDDVSSVKFLLGHMLPRKKMETAKDFLDLVVELEHVGKVSPTRVDLLEECLMDVGRVDLAKKLKVYKMSVNAPAVPEEVMRHPCQESPVSR from the exons ATGACTTTACAA tTCCTACGAGTGAGAATGGATGTTTATCGTCAAAACCAACGCTTCGAGCCACTTCGTGCCTCGATGGAAGCTCCTGATCCAGAAATGCTTTGTGCTATTCACCAAATCTCAGAAGCCCTCGGCAGCTACGAACGCTCCAAGATTCTCTACTTGTGCGAGATTTCggacacagacaatacagctGCGCATATAAAGGAGACTCTTAAGTCCAAAGTCAAGAGTTACAACAAAGGGCGTCTGTTTTTGGCTGAGCTCATGCTACATTTGGGGAGATATGACATCCTCAGGCAGGTGTTTGGGTTCAGCCGGGACGATGTGGAGAGAGCTTTGAGATCCAAGAAGGTTCTACCCAGATTCAG AGTTCTGATGACTCACATCAGCGAGGACATGGCCAAGGATGATGTGAGCAGTGTGAAGTTTCTTCTGGGTCACATGCTACCACGTAAGAAAATGGAAACTGCCAAG GATTTCCTGGACTTGGTTGTCGAACTCGAGCACGTGGGGAAGGTTTCCCCAACAAGGGTGGACCTTTTGGAGGAATGTTTAATGGACGTCGGCAGGGTAGACCTGGCCAAAAAGCTCAAGGTGTACAAGATGTCAG TCAATGCGCCAGCAGTACCCGAGGAAGTGATGCGCCACCCTTGCCAG GAGAGTCCAGTCAGTCGGTAA